In a genomic window of Mucilaginibacter sp. KACC 22063:
- a CDS encoding RES family NAD+ phosphorylase: protein MLVYRIALRQYSDSLKASGRAARWNPNETFVIYTASSRSLSCLENVVHRSQIGLSLAFNIMTIEIDDRIKKDVINLIDLPANWKDFEQMPVTQKIGEEWLTKNKTALLQVPSSIIDEEVNYLINPKHSDFSKIRLIKTEPFTFDKRIKGS, encoded by the coding sequence ATGCTTGTATATCGCATTGCATTGAGGCAGTATTCCGACAGCCTGAAGGCATCGGGCAGGGCGGCAAGATGGAACCCTAACGAAACCTTTGTTATCTATACCGCCTCTTCAAGATCATTATCCTGCCTTGAAAACGTTGTACACCGAAGCCAGATTGGATTAAGCCTGGCATTCAATATTATGACCATTGAAATTGATGATCGCATTAAAAAAGATGTGATTAATTTGATTGATCTCCCTGCTAACTGGAAAGACTTTGAGCAGATGCCAGTCACTCAAAAAATTGGCGAAGAATGGCTTACTAAAAATAAAACTGCTTTATTGCAAGTACCTTCATCAATTATAGACGAAGAAGTAAATTACCTGATCAATCCTAAACACAGTGATTTTAGTAAAATCAGGCTTATAAAAACAGAGCCCTTCACCTTTGATAAA
- the parS gene encoding type II RES/Xre toxin-antitoxin system antitoxin has protein sequence MDQEKAKAAKKNTKSYKTADDKASFMAHDFLEHYETPTTMHRPMPYQALYANPIALLTSSKKGLDAKAALDFINISGFTHNEFQETFKTTVKTIHNHTNNHHKLDAALSEKILKSFALFEKGIAIFGSAHNFHTWLSVPAYGLGNQKPFDLMDTVTGITLIEEELIRLQYGDLA, from the coding sequence ATGGATCAAGAAAAGGCTAAGGCAGCTAAAAAGAACACAAAAAGCTATAAAACTGCTGATGATAAGGCCAGCTTTATGGCTCATGATTTTCTTGAACACTATGAAACCCCAACCACTATGCATCGTCCAATGCCATACCAAGCGTTATATGCTAATCCTATAGCGCTTTTAACCAGTTCAAAAAAAGGGCTTGATGCAAAGGCTGCCCTTGATTTTATCAATATTTCTGGCTTTACGCACAATGAATTCCAGGAAACGTTTAAAACCACTGTAAAAACTATACATAACCATACCAACAACCATCATAAACTTGATGCTGCATTAAGTGAAAAGATCTTAAAATCTTTTGCACTTTTTGAAAAAGGTATAGCCATATTTGGTTCTGCTCATAACTTTCACACATGGTTAAGTGTGCCGGCATATGGTTTAGGTAATCAAAAGCCATTTGATTTAATGGATACTGTAACTGGTATAACGCTTATTGAAGAAGAGCTTATACGTTTACAGTACGGTGATTTGGCATAA
- the fabF gene encoding beta-ketoacyl-ACP synthase II → MLKRVVVTGLGALTPIGNNVDSFWSNAIEGKSGAGKISHFDASLFRSQVACELKDFSPAAYLDRAEIKRTDLYTQYALIATDEAVNDSGFEFSKMDPFDVGVIWGSAQGGTDTFESQMREYVEGDGTPRFNPFFVPKYLINMASGMISLRNGYMGVNYSPVSACATANTAIMDAFNYIRLGKAKIIVTGGSEAPITPAAFGGFSSMKAMSHRNEDPQTAARPFDIDRDGFVMGEGAGALILEEYEHAVKRGAKIYCEVLGSAMTADAYHMTATHPEGLGAVKAMQLALAEGGLTIDDVDYLNMHATSTPVGDLSESKAVSNITGHKKTKLKLSATKSMTGHLLGAAGAVEAILSIKAIENGIIPPTINTQTLDPEVPKNLNIVLREAIDHPVRVAMSNTFGFGGHNAITVFGKV, encoded by the coding sequence ATGTTAAAAAGAGTTGTAGTCACAGGTTTAGGCGCCTTAACCCCTATAGGTAATAATGTTGATTCGTTTTGGTCAAATGCAATTGAAGGTAAAAGCGGTGCAGGTAAGATCAGCCATTTTGATGCATCATTATTCCGTTCGCAGGTAGCTTGTGAGTTAAAAGATTTTAGCCCGGCTGCTTATCTTGACCGTGCCGAAATAAAAAGAACAGATTTGTATACTCAATATGCCCTTATTGCTACTGACGAAGCAGTTAATGATTCGGGTTTTGAGTTTTCAAAAATGGATCCGTTTGATGTGGGGGTGATCTGGGGATCGGCACAAGGTGGTACCGATACTTTTGAAAGCCAGATGCGTGAGTATGTAGAAGGAGACGGAACGCCAAGATTTAATCCGTTTTTTGTTCCGAAGTATCTGATCAATATGGCATCAGGTATGATCTCACTTCGTAATGGCTATATGGGCGTAAATTATTCACCTGTTTCTGCTTGCGCTACTGCCAACACAGCCATCATGGACGCTTTTAACTATATCCGTTTAGGAAAAGCTAAGATCATTGTAACTGGTGGTTCTGAAGCGCCTATTACACCTGCTGCATTTGGTGGCTTTAGTTCAATGAAGGCTATGTCTCACAGAAACGAAGATCCGCAGACAGCAGCCCGCCCGTTTGATATAGACCGTGACGGCTTTGTAATGGGAGAAGGGGCGGGAGCTTTAATTTTAGAGGAATACGAGCATGCGGTAAAACGTGGCGCTAAAATATACTGCGAAGTATTAGGTTCGGCCATGACTGCCGATGCTTATCACATGACAGCAACTCATCCTGAAGGGCTTGGTGCGGTAAAAGCAATGCAACTTGCATTAGCAGAAGGCGGACTGACCATTGATGATGTCGATTACTTAAATATGCATGCCACCTCGACACCGGTTGGCGATCTTTCTGAGTCTAAAGCCGTATCAAATATTACAGGCCACAAAAAAACAAAATTGAAGCTAAGTGCTACCAAATCAATGACTGGCCATCTTCTTGGCGCTGCTGGTGCTGTTGAAGCTATACTAAGCATTAAAGCTATTGAAAACGGTATTATACCACCAACAATTAACACTCAAACTTTAGATCCGGAAGTACCAAAGAACTTAAATATCGTACTGCGCGAAGCTATTGACCATCCGGTGAGAGTTGCCATGAGCAATACCTTTGGTTTCGGTGGCCATAACGCAATTACTGTATTTGGTAAAGTTTAA
- a CDS encoding glycosyltransferase family 4 protein — protein sequence MKVAVLAPVAWRTPPRHYGPWEQVASNIAEGMVKRGVDVTLFATGDSITSGKLQSVCEQGYEEDRTQDAKVLECLHISNLMEQASDFDLIHNNFDFLPLTYSGLINTPVITTIHGFSSPKIVPVYKKYNDRGYYVSISNADRNPELNYLATVYNGLNTDDFEFNAEPEDYLLYFGRIHHDKGAAEAIEIAKKAKRKLLIAGIVQDANYYRERVEPFIDNEQVIYVGHAGPEKRKELLGKAAALLHPINFNEPFGMSVAEAMLCGTPVIAFNRGSMPELIKHQETGYLVKTVDEAVDHINQLSLIDRKACYNWAAANFSLDKMVDDYYKLYQQILG from the coding sequence ATGAAGGTTGCTGTTTTAGCTCCTGTTGCCTGGCGTACGCCTCCGAGACATTACGGCCCATGGGAACAAGTGGCATCAAATATAGCCGAAGGCATGGTTAAACGTGGCGTTGATGTAACTCTGTTTGCCACCGGCGATTCCATCACCTCAGGTAAGCTACAATCTGTTTGTGAACAGGGTTATGAGGAAGACCGAACCCAGGATGCTAAGGTTTTAGAATGCCTGCACATTAGTAACCTGATGGAGCAAGCATCTGATTTTGACCTTATCCATAACAACTTTGATTTTCTTCCGCTTACTTATTCAGGATTAATAAACACACCAGTTATTACCACCATACACGGTTTTTCTTCGCCGAAGATTGTTCCGGTTTATAAAAAGTATAATGATCGTGGGTATTATGTTTCTATAAGCAATGCTGACCGTAACCCCGAATTAAATTACCTGGCTACGGTTTATAATGGTTTAAATACGGACGATTTTGAGTTCAACGCTGAACCCGAAGATTATCTTCTTTATTTTGGCCGTATACATCATGACAAAGGTGCCGCAGAAGCTATTGAAATAGCAAAAAAGGCAAAACGAAAGTTACTGATTGCCGGCATTGTACAGGACGCTAACTATTACCGCGAGCGTGTTGAGCCTTTTATTGATAACGAACAGGTAATTTATGTTGGCCATGCAGGCCCTGAAAAACGCAAAGAGCTGTTGGGTAAAGCCGCAGCATTGCTGCATCCGATTAATTTTAACGAGCCCTTTGGTATGAGTGTTGCCGAAGCGATGCTTTGCGGCACCCCGGTTATTGCATTTAATCGCGGGTCGATGCCAGAATTGATTAAGCATCAGGAAACAGGCTACCTTGTAAAAACAGTTGATGAGGCCGTTGACCATATAAATCAATTAAGCCTGATAGACCGTAAAGCATGCTATAATTGGGCAGCAGCCAATTTCTCGTTAGATAAAATGGTTGACGATTATTATAAACTTTACCAGCAAATACTTGGCTGA
- a CDS encoding glycosyltransferase family 4 protein: MKIAYISTYTPRECGIATFNYNLMRAISANFPERKNVLQNGYVVAINDSENLQEYEYPEEVKYVIRQNDQKDYIRAANYINTSDADACILEHEFGIYGGESGIYILPLLNRLEKPLISILHTILREPSYVQRIIIREIAEQSSKIIVMSKRAVEFLVNIYEIAPDKIQIIEHGVPDLEAPKDNPVKNLSIFKNKKVMLTFGLISRNKGLETVVKALPRIVEKHPDVVYVILGNTHPGVVKHSGEEYRDSLKSLATRLKVANHLAFINKFVAEEELINYLTATTIYVTPYHNEAQITSGTLSYAVGSGAAVVSTPYWHATELLDHNRGRLFDFKDSEMLADTIIDLLDNEDKLNALKQNAYNYGLHLRWPVIGSEFIKVAQEAAINHDFSEKILKNSIVDPEIMPKFSMAHVLRLTDDTGIVQHAKYGIPNLKEGYCLDDNARALIMALMAYQRNKSPEALELLPIYLSYIHYMQCEDGNFRNFLSFDRRYLDEVGSEDSFGRTIWALGHLIGCAANNSYREFALELFHRSYPHFSNLQHIRGMANTIIGICLYLKVYPTDEGMMAEMIRLTQPLIEAYERTQSDDWQWFEEGMTYDNAILPLALLHNYEITGNEKVKQIALKTMAFLDQLTLSNGYLSPVGNDGWYYRGGTFPTFDQQAIETMAMVMMHFQAYETFREPEYIEKMFLSYKWFLGENTLRAPLYDYETKGCCDGLMPTGINRNQGAESTLAYLISHLTVLKAFELEYEYNKFGHNVQVC, from the coding sequence ATGAAAATAGCATATATATCAACCTATACACCGCGCGAGTGTGGCATAGCAACCTTTAACTACAATTTAATGCGCGCCATCAGCGCAAATTTTCCCGAACGAAAAAACGTTTTACAAAATGGATATGTTGTTGCCATCAATGATTCTGAAAACCTGCAGGAGTATGAGTATCCTGAAGAAGTAAAATATGTAATCAGACAGAATGATCAGAAAGATTATATACGCGCTGCCAACTACATCAATACCAGCGACGCTGATGCCTGCATTTTAGAACATGAGTTTGGTATTTATGGGGGCGAAAGCGGTATATATATCCTGCCATTATTAAACAGGCTGGAAAAACCGCTGATCTCTATCCTTCACACTATTTTGCGTGAGCCAAGTTATGTACAGCGCATCATCATTCGTGAAATTGCCGAGCAATCGTCAAAAATCATTGTGATGAGCAAGCGTGCGGTAGAGTTTTTGGTAAATATCTATGAAATAGCTCCGGATAAAATTCAGATCATCGAACATGGTGTTCCGGACCTGGAAGCGCCAAAAGATAATCCGGTTAAAAACCTTTCCATATTCAAGAATAAAAAAGTAATGCTGACCTTCGGCCTAATCAGCCGCAACAAAGGCCTCGAAACCGTTGTAAAAGCATTACCAAGAATTGTTGAGAAACACCCCGACGTAGTTTATGTCATTTTAGGTAATACTCACCCTGGTGTAGTTAAGCATTCGGGTGAGGAATATCGCGATAGCTTAAAATCATTAGCTACACGTTTAAAGGTCGCTAATCATTTAGCGTTCATCAATAAATTTGTTGCCGAAGAAGAGCTGATCAATTATCTTACCGCTACAACCATTTACGTTACGCCATACCATAATGAGGCGCAAATTACCAGTGGTACATTATCCTATGCAGTAGGTTCTGGTGCTGCTGTAGTATCAACACCATACTGGCATGCAACAGAGCTGCTTGACCATAACCGCGGCCGTCTGTTCGATTTTAAAGATTCTGAAATGCTGGCCGACACCATTATTGATCTGTTAGATAATGAAGATAAGCTGAACGCACTTAAACAAAACGCTTACAATTATGGCTTACATTTACGCTGGCCTGTTATAGGTTCAGAGTTTATCAAGGTTGCGCAGGAAGCTGCTATCAATCACGATTTCAGTGAAAAGATTTTAAAAAACAGCATTGTTGACCCTGAAATTATGCCTAAATTCAGCATGGCGCACGTATTACGCTTAACTGATGATACGGGTATTGTACAACACGCTAAATACGGTATCCCTAATTTAAAAGAGGGTTATTGCCTTGACGATAATGCCCGCGCCTTAATTATGGCGCTGATGGCTTATCAGCGCAATAAAAGCCCTGAAGCTTTGGAGTTGCTGCCTATTTATCTCAGCTACATTCACTACATGCAGTGCGAAGACGGTAACTTCCGTAACTTCTTAAGTTTCGATCGCCGTTACCTGGATGAAGTAGGATCAGAGGACTCATTCGGCAGAACCATTTGGGCATTGGGTCATTTAATCGGCTGTGCGGCTAATAATTCTTACCGCGAGTTTGCATTAGAACTTTTCCACCGTTCATATCCGCATTTTAGCAACCTGCAGCATATCCGCGGCATGGCAAACACCATCATCGGTATTTGCCTTTACCTTAAAGTGTATCCAACCGACGAAGGCATGATGGCGGAAATGATACGATTAACGCAACCGTTAATTGAAGCCTATGAAAGAACACAGTCTGATGACTGGCAATGGTTTGAAGAGGGAATGACCTATGATAATGCCATATTACCATTGGCTTTATTGCACAACTACGAGATAACCGGTAACGAAAAAGTAAAGCAGATTGCATTAAAAACAATGGCGTTTTTAGATCAGCTTACTTTATCTAACGGATATTTAAGTCCGGTAGGTAATGACGGCTGGTACTATCGTGGCGGCACCTTCCCTACCTTTGATCAGCAGGCTATAGAAACGATGGCTATGGTGATGATGCACTTCCAGGCTTATGAAACCTTCCGCGAACCGGAATACATTGAAAAAATGTTCCTGAGCTACAAATGGTTCCTGGGCGAAAACACATTGCGTGCACCGCTTTATGATTATGAAACTAAAGGTTGCTGCGACGGTCTGATGCCAACCGGCATTAACCGTAACCAGGGCGCCGAAAGTACATTAGCATACCTTATATCGCACCTTACCGTACTTAAAGCTTTTGAGCTGGAGTATGAATACAACAAATTTGGGCATAACGTGCAAGTGTGCTAA
- a CDS encoding aspartate aminotransferase family protein: MLTLRQLFLANNAQTTDFPLLLQFERAQGIYMYNAKGRAFMDLISGIGVSNIGHCHPNVVNAVKEQVEKYMHLMVYGEYVQTPQVRFAEKLVSLLPSNLNSVYFVNSGAEAVEGALKLAKRYTKRHEIIAFNNSYHGSSHGALSVMGNEEFKQAYRPLLPGVKFINFNHLPDLEKITHKTACVILETIQGEAGIRVPDVAYMQALRKRCTETGTLLILDEIQAAFGRSGKMFAFEHFNIVPDILLLAKALGGGMPIGAFVASTEIMSSLKNNPILGHITTFGGHPVNCAAGLAALEALIDEDLIKGVDAKNQLFKDLLVHPAIKEVRGKGLMLAAELDSFVFNKAVIDRCIENGLITDWFLHCDNSMRIAPPLIITEDEIRRACSIILAAIDHCTNSFNS; this comes from the coding sequence ATGTTAACGCTACGCCAGTTATTTTTAGCCAACAACGCACAAACTACGGACTTCCCCTTACTACTTCAGTTTGAACGGGCACAAGGCATTTATATGTACAATGCCAAGGGCAGGGCCTTTATGGACCTGATATCGGGTATTGGTGTAAGCAACATCGGCCATTGCCATCCAAACGTGGTTAATGCTGTAAAAGAACAGGTTGAAAAGTATATGCACCTGATGGTGTACGGCGAGTATGTGCAAACCCCGCAGGTACGTTTTGCAGAAAAACTGGTAAGCCTATTGCCGTCAAATCTTAACTCGGTATATTTTGTTAATTCGGGTGCCGAAGCTGTGGAAGGAGCATTAAAGCTGGCAAAGCGTTATACTAAACGCCACGAGATCATAGCATTTAATAACTCTTATCATGGCAGTAGCCACGGTGCGCTAAGCGTTATGGGTAACGAAGAATTTAAGCAGGCTTACCGCCCTTTACTACCGGGGGTAAAATTTATCAACTTCAATCACCTGCCCGATCTTGAAAAGATCACCCATAAAACAGCTTGTGTCATTTTAGAAACCATACAGGGCGAGGCTGGTATACGTGTACCAGACGTAGCCTACATGCAGGCTTTACGCAAACGATGCACCGAAACAGGCACACTGCTCATACTTGATGAGATACAGGCAGCCTTTGGACGAAGCGGAAAAATGTTTGCATTTGAGCATTTCAACATTGTACCCGATATTCTTTTGCTGGCAAAAGCATTAGGTGGTGGCATGCCTATCGGTGCGTTTGTCGCATCGACAGAGATCATGTCGTCATTAAAAAATAATCCTATACTTGGGCACATCACTACTTTTGGCGGTCACCCGGTAAACTGTGCTGCGGGTTTAGCAGCCTTAGAAGCACTTATCGACGAAGACTTAATTAAAGGTGTAGATGCCAAGAACCAGCTTTTTAAAGATTTGCTGGTACACCCTGCTATTAAAGAGGTACGTGGCAAAGGACTGATGCTGGCTGCTGAGCTGGATAGCTTTGTTTTTAATAAAGCCGTGATTGACCGATGTATTGAAAACGGGTTAATTACCGACTGGTTTTTGCACTGCGATAACTCGATGCGCATCGCCCCTCCGCTAATTATTACAGAAGATGAAATACGCCGGGCTTGCAGCATTATTTTAGCTGCAATTGATCATTGTACAAACAGCTTTAATAGTTAA